From Pseudomonadota bacterium:
AGAGCGATGTGAGGCTCGACCCGACATGCTTCTTCCGGCTCATCCCGTCACCTCCTTGTGTCGGTCCCGTGCGAGGCGCAGCTCGCGCTCGGGCGTCTTCTGGGACTTTTTCTGGAAGCCGTGCAGACGCCAACCGCGAACCCTCCCGCGCCAGCTACCTCGTGCAGCTCCAGGGCAAGTACTTCGCGCGCCTGGACCCTCCCTACCGTTAGGGCTCGTCGCCGACTATTTCGACGAGATAGCCAAACGGCGATCGATGGCGCGAGCGGTGACAACGGCAGGTTAGGCTCCGCCTTAGCCAAACGAAGCCGAGAACATGACTCCCAGACCCAGCGTGCTCCAATCCAGGTCCTGCCCGCTGACACGTTCCGGCACCGTTAGCACGATCAGCGTTCCGGCGACGCCGATGGACCAGTCGGGACTAACCCACCAGTGTTTGCCGACGTCGAAGTTGGCGCCCATGCCCCAGCGAAACTCTCCGAGGTCAACCCCCGACTGAATGAACCTGGCGCTCGCCAGGCCGAGATTGGCGGAGAGGAACACCTCCTGGCGTGTCACGAAATAGGTCACGCCAACTCCCATCATGAAAAAGGAGAACTCGGCGCCTTCGACTCTTGTGCTGCGTACGGCGTCGCCCGAGCTCCAGGGCTCTGCTAGCGCGAAGCCCGCGAGATGCCCGTGCAGCAACACGTCCGGAGCCACTGCGCCCCCGATGTCGAAGGAAAAAAAGCCGGTCGCGCCGCTCAGTGTGAGCGTATCGTCCAGCGCGTCGGTCTGGCTCGCCGCGGCGCCGCCAAACCCTCCGGCCAAGCGCAGGTAAAAGGAAACGTGGCGGCGACCTTGGCCACCGGGCGGCCCTAACGGAACCGCGCCAGGGCCGTAGTGTACGGAAGCCTGGCCTCCGTACGTCGCGCCAGGAGTCGGCCCGGGACCGGCGGCAACGCACTCGCCGCCTGCCCCGCACGCGTAGCCCGCCGGACAGGGCGGGTTACACGCGGAGATGCATTGCCCGCTGTGACAGACAAAGCCGCTCCGGCAGGCTGGGACACAGGTCGCCGGCAGGCCCGCCTGGGCTCCGGGGGGAGCCGGCACCGAGGCTGCCGGCGAGGCCGGCGGCGGATAGCCGCCGGGGGACGGCGAGATCTGAGCGCTGGCGGTGTGATCGGCGCCCGCGACCGCGATCAGGGTCAACGCGAGCACTCGGTTGCGCGACTTCCTGTTCATCTCGATGCTCTCCACATGCCCATTTCGCTCCTCCGTTATGGCAAGGTAGACCCCGGCCGCGTTCGGTCAACCGGCCGAGCGGCGGCGGCACCGAAACCTCAGTCCTGCAGGCCGAGCTGCCGCATGCGCACGGCCGCTTCGAAAAGGTAGTGGTAGCACTCCGCATGCTTCTTCGCTTGCGTCCAGTCTGAACCCCACACGTAGACGCCGTGTCGTCGAACCAAGACGGCATGCGCATCGGGATGGCGGCGGATGGCGTCGCGGATACGCCCCGTCAACTGGCGCTCGTGCGGAGCGTTATCGACGATCGGAACCACAAGCTCGTCATGATACCCGTGACCCTGAGTGCCTTTGATCATCTCCAGCCGGCTGCAGCGGAAGGCGGTCTCATGGAGCAGGGTCACGAGCAGCGCGTTCATCGCGTGGCTGTGCACCACGGCGCCCGCATCCCGAAGCGTGTACGCAGCCATGAAGAGCGGCGCACTCGCTCAGCCTGAGGCCCGGATCTGGCGGCGGCCGCAACACAAG
This genomic window contains:
- a CDS encoding class II aldolase/adducin family protein, whose translation is MAAYTLRDAGAVVHSHAMNALLVTLLHETAFRCSRLEMIKGTQGHGYHDELVVPIVDNAPHERQLTGRIRDAIRRHPDAHAVLVRRHGVYVWGSDWTQAKKHAECYHYLFEAAVRMRQLGLQD